The region CCCGTCCGTCAGGACTGCCCGTCGGTCGGGCCTGTCTTTCCATCGTGCCTGTGTGTCGGCCGTGCCTGCCTGTCTGCGTGTCCGCCGAGGCCGTGTGTTTCCCGAACTTGCCTGTCCCGCGGTGCCCGGGTGTCCGCCGTAGCCGCGTGACGGCCGTGCCGGACCGTCCGCCGCGCCTGCCTGACTGCCGCGCTCGCCTGTCCGCCCTGGCCGCCCGTGTGGCCGGAGGCTGTAGACCCTGGGCGAGGCCGTACCTGGGTGTCCGTCGTGGCCGCGTGAACGCAGCGCTCGCCTGTCCGCCGGGGGAGGGGCCCGCGGCCCGGGCCGGGAGTGGGCCCGGTCGTGCGGGGGCGCAGGGGGCAGGGAAGCCCGGGGCGGCCCGGGTGCCGGGGAGGACGGTCGCCCTGCCTGCCAGGGAGACGCCGTGTCTGAAATGCCGGAAATCTACCCCGTAAAGGTGGCGGTTCCCTTCACCCGCCCGGGCTCCGGCACTGCCCCAAGCTCTGGCACTGCCCCAGGACCCTGCACCGCCCCCGAACCCGCCCCCGCCTCACACCCCGCGCCGCTCCGCCGCCAGCACCCGCAGACCCGCCGCTGCGTACGGGGCGACGGCCTCGCCCGCCCGGTCGCGGCCCGCCCCCGTGGCGCCCTGGCGGGCGCGGTACTCGATGCCCTGGGCGATGACCGCCAGCTTCAGGTGGGCCAGGCCCAGGTGGAACGCCCAGTGCTCCAGGTCCCGGCCCGAGGCGTCGGCGTACATCTGCGCCAGCGCGTCGGCGTCGGGCAGGCGCTCGCTGTTCCACGCCGCGGGCTCGCCCAGCACCAGGTCCAGCCCCGGCGTCCGGTACACGCACATCATCGCCGCGTCCGCCAGGGGGTCGCCCAGGGTGGACAGCTCCCAGTCCACCACCGCCCGCACCTTGGAGGGGTCGCCGTGGTCGAGCATGACGTTGTCGATGCGGTAGTCGCCGTGCACGACCGCGTGCGCGGAGGAGTCCGGGACCGACTCCGACAGCAGCCCGTGCAGCCGGTCCAGGTCGGGCAGGTCCCCGGTGCGGACCCGCCGCCACTGGCGGCCCCACAGGTCCACCTGGCGGCGCAGGTACCCGTCCGGCCGCCCGGCCAGGCCGGTGGCCCGGTGGTCGACGGCGTGCAGCGCGGCCAGCACCCGCACCAGGGCGTGCGCGCAGTCGGCGACCGCGCGGTCGTCCCAGTCAGCCAGCTGGTCGCGGGTGCGCACCACCCGCGCGTCCACGTACTCCACCAGGGAGAACGGCGCGCCCAGGACCCGCGGGTCCTCGCACAGGGCCACGGCCCCGGCCACCGGGACGCCGGTGTCCCGCAGGGCGGCCACGGTCCGGTACTCGCGCCCCATGTCGTGGGCCGAGGGGGTCAGCCCGGCCGTCGGCGGGCGGCGCAGCACCCAGCGGGGGCCGGCCGCGTCGTCGATCCGGTAGGTCAGGTTGGACTTGCCGCCGGAGAGCGGTACGGCCCGCAGCGGGCCGGGGACGCCCAGGAAGGCGGCGAGGGCGGCGGTGTCCAGGGCCGGAGCGGTCACCGGGCCCGGGCCCCCTTCACGACGCGGGCGGCGATCGACCAGCGGTGCACCTCGGAGGGCCCGTCGTAGATCCGGAAGGGCCGCACCTCGCGCAGCAGCCGGGCCAGCGGCAGGTCGTCGCTGACGCCCAGGCCGCCGCAGAGCTGGACCGCCCGGTCGACCACCCGGTGGATGGCCTCGGCGGCGAACGTCTTGGCGACGGAGGTGGAGGTGCGCGCGTCGGCCCCGGTGTCCAGCTCCCAGCAGGCCCGGACCAGCAGGGCGCGGGTGGCGGCCAGGTCGATCTCGTTGTCGGCGATGAGCTGCCGGGCCAGGCCCAGGTCGCCCAGGCGGGAGCCGAACAGCTCGCGCTCGGCGGCCCGGGCGGCGGCGATGTCCTGGGCGCGCTGGGCGCTGCCGAGCCAGCGCATCACGTGGGTCATCCGGGCCGGCCCCAGGCGCACCTGCGCGTTGTGGAAGCCCTGGTCGACCTCGCCCAGGACGTTCTCGTCGGGGACGAACAGGCTGTCGAAGGCGACCTCGCAGTGGCCGCCGAGCATGGAGGTGTCCATGGTGCGCACGTGGCGTCCCACGGTGAGTCCGGGCGCGTCGGCGGGGGAGAGGAACATGGTGGCGCCGCCGCGGTCGCCGGGGGAGCCGGAGGTGCGGGCCATGATGATGAGGAACCCGGCGCCGTCGGCCCCGGTGATGAAGGTCTTGCGGCCGTCGACGCGCCAGCCGCCGGGGACGCGGGTGGCGGTGGTGGCCAGGGCGGAGGGGTCGGCGCCCGCGCCGGGGGCGGGTTCGGTCATGGCGAACGCGGAGCGGACCCGGCCGCGGCAGAGCGGCTCCAGGAAGCGCTCGCGCTGGTCGGGGGTGGCGACGTGGTCCAGCAGGTGGACGTTGCCCTCGTCGGGGGCGGCGATGTTGAGGGCCAGGGGGCCGAAGACGGAGTGCCCGGCGGCCTCGAACACGGGGGCGCGGTCGCGCATGTCGAGGCCGTGGCCGCCGTACTCGCGGGGGACGTGCGGGGCGAAGACCCCGGCGGCGCGGGCCCGTTCCTGCATCCGTTCGCGCAGGGCCTCGCCGCCGCGGGCGATGTCGCCCCCGTGCTCCTCCTCCAGGGGGAGGATCTCGTCGCGGACGAAGGCCAGGGTGGCCCGGGTGAGGTCGGCCGCGGCGGGGGTGGGCTGAAGGTCGATCACGTGGAGCCTCCCTTACCACCGAGCGATCGCTCGGTCGGTGTTGGTGGGCACAGCGTGGCACGGCCCCCGCGGCGGCGTCAACGCGCGCCGACGGTGGCCCGGCACAGGGTCAGGTAGTGGTCCACGACCTCGTCGGGGGAGAGCTCCCCGTCGGGGCGGTACCAGGAGGCGACGGCGACGCACATGGTGGTCACGGCGCGGCCGGCGTCCTTGGGGTAGGGGGTGGTGAACACGCCCTCCCGCGCCCCGTCGCGCACGGCGTCGTCGACCATGCGCTGCTGCTCGTCGCGCAGCGCGATGTAGGCCTCGCGTACGTCGGGGTCCATGCCGCGGATCTCGGTGGAGGCGACGAACGCCTGGTCGCGCCGGTGCATGTGGAAGCGCAGCAGGCACTCGACGAGGTTGTCGAACCGGAGCCCGGGGTCGTCCCCGGCCTCGGCGGCCGCCCGGCGGGTGTGGTCGAGGAGCTCGCGCATCACCGTCATCACCAGGCCCTCCAGGAGCGCCTGCTTGGACGGGTAGTGGTGGTACAGGCCGGGCACGGACAGCCCGGCCCGCTCGGCGATCCGCCGGATGGTGGTCCCGTGGTACCCCTGCTCGACGAAGCAGTGCAGGGCCGCCGCCAGGGGGGCGGACAGCCGCTGCTCGCCGAACGAACGCCAGGACTCCGTCAACGTGTCCCTCGCTTCCTCGTGGTCCGTCGCCAGCACGTTATCGGTGCCGCGGACGGGGTGGGCGGGCGCCGCCGGGGTGTTGACAGCGCCGGTGTGATCCACAACACTACAGGCGACCGAGCGATCGTTCGGTCGGTACCCCGGACGTCGACGTTCCCGCAGAGAGAAGGGCCGCGACATGCCATCCGACCTCCCCCGGACCCCCGACACCCTCCCCGGGGCCTGGCGTCGCCGCGTCGAGGCCTCGCCCGACGCCCCGGCCATCGCCTACTTCGACCGGGTGCTCACCGCACGCGAGGCCGACGACCTCTCGGACGCCATCGCCTCCGCCCTCGCCGAGCGCGGGGTCGGCCGCGGCGACCGCGTGGGCGTGCGCCTCCAGAACATCCCGCAGTACGCGCTCGTCCTGCTCGCCCTGTGGAAGCTCGGCGCCGCGGCGCTGCCCGTCAACCCCATGTACCGGGGCGAGGAGCTGCGGCGCCTGGTCGACGACGCCGCGCCGGTCGGGATCGTGTGCGCCGACACCGACCACCCCGGGGTGCGCGGGGCGCTGGCCGGAAGCCCCGTGCGCTGGGTGCTGGGCACCAGCGACCGCGACCTCCAGGGGCGCGACGACCCGCGGGTGCTGACGGCGGAGCGGGCCGCGCCCCCGCCCGACGGCGACCTCATGGAGCTGGCCCGCGCGCACGCCGGGCGGCGGCCGCCCGCGACCGGGGTCGGCCCCGGCGACGTCGCCCTACTCACCTACACCTCCGGCACCACCGGGCCGCCCAAAGGCGCGATGAACACCCACGCCAACGTCCTGGCGGTGACCTCCACCTTCGGCCGCCACGTGGACCTGCGCCCCGGCGACGCCGTGCTGGCCCTGGCGCCCCTGTTCCACATCACCGGCGCGGTCATCAACGCCGCCCTGGCCCTGGTGCACGACACCCTGCTGGTCTTCGCCCACCGCTTCCGGGCCGACGTCGTCCTGGAGGCGCTGGCCGAGCACCGCGTCACCTTCACCATCGGGTCGATCACCGCGTTCAACGCCCTGTACGACCACCCCGACGCCCGGCCCGCGCACTTCCGCAGCGTGCGCGCCCTCTACTCCGGGGGCGCGCCCATCCCGCCCTCCACCGTCGAGCGCTTCCGGGAGCGGTTCGGGGTGTACATCCACAACGCCTACGGCATGACCGAGACCAGCTCGGGCGTCATCGCGGTCCCGCTCGGCCGCGAGGCCCCGGTGGACCCGGTCGGCGGGTCGCTGTCCATCGGCCTCCCGCTGCCCGGCGTCACCGCGCGCGCCGTGGACTCCGGTGGGAACCCGGTCCCGCCGGGGGAACAGGGCGAGCTGGAGATCTCGGGGCCGTCCGTGGTCCCCGGCTATCGGGACCGGCCCGAGGAGACCGCCGCCGCCTTCCCCGGCGGTCGGCTGCGCACCGGCGACGTCGCCGTCATCGACGGGGACGGGTGGGTGTACCTGGTGGACCGGCTCAAGGACCAGATCAACGTGTCCGGCTACAAGGTCTGGCCGCGCGAGGTCGAGGACGTTCTGCACCGCCACCCCGCCGTGTTCGAGGCCGCCGTCGTCGGCCGCCCCGACCCCTACCGGGGCGAGTCCGTCGTCGCCTACGTCTCCCTCGCCTCCGGGGCGCGGGCGACCGGCGAGGAGCTGGCCGGATTCGCCCGCGAGCACCTGGCCGCCTACAAGCGGCCGCGCGAGGTCCACATCGTCGAGACCCTGCCCAAGACGCCCACCGGCAAGATCCGCCGGCGGGCGCTGCGGGACACCCCCGTTCCCACCACCCCCTCAGGAGGCGGCGCATGAGCGTCACCGTCCCGGCGCCCGGCGCCGCGTCCCTGCGTTCGAAGAAGAAGTCCCTGCTGGCCAGCACGGTCGGCAACGTCCTGGAATGGTACGAGTGGAGCGCCTACGCGGTCTTCGCGCCTTTCATTGCAGTTGTGATGTTCGACCAGGGCGACCCGCTGTCGGCGCTGCTGTCCACCCTGGCGGTGTTCGCCGTCGGGTTCCTCATGCGGCCGCTGGGCGGCATCGTGTTCGGGCGGATCGCCGACCGGCGCGGACGCAAGTTCGTGCTGGTCACGACCATGCTCATGATGGCGGTGGGCAGCCTGGTCATCGGCCTGATGCCCACCTACGCCACGATCGGGGCGTGGGCGTCCCTGGTGCTGCTGGCCGCCCGGGTGCTCCAGGGGTTCGCGCACGGCGGTGAGTCGGCCACCGCCTACTCCTACGTGGGCGAGATCGCCCCGCCGCACCGGCGCGGCATGTGGGGCAGCGTCGCGTTCATCGCGATCTTCGGCGGGTCGGTCATCGCCTACACCCTGGGCGGCGTGCTCACCTCGGCGCTGTCGGAGTCGGCGGTCGGGGAGTGGGGCTGGCGGGTGCCGTTCCTGCTGGGCGCGCTGCTGGCGCTGGTCGCGCTGTACCTGCGGCGGGACATGGACGAGAGCGACGTCTTCGAGGCCGACCGGGACCGGGGCGGGGACACGGGCCCGGCCCCCGAGCGCATGTCGCG is a window of Nocardiopsis changdeensis DNA encoding:
- a CDS encoding acyl-CoA dehydrogenase family protein, translating into MIDLQPTPAAADLTRATLAFVRDEILPLEEEHGGDIARGGEALRERMQERARAAGVFAPHVPREYGGHGLDMRDRAPVFEAAGHSVFGPLALNIAAPDEGNVHLLDHVATPDQRERFLEPLCRGRVRSAFAMTEPAPGAGADPSALATTATRVPGGWRVDGRKTFITGADGAGFLIIMARTSGSPGDRGGATMFLSPADAPGLTVGRHVRTMDTSMLGGHCEVAFDSLFVPDENVLGEVDQGFHNAQVRLGPARMTHVMRWLGSAQRAQDIAAARAAERELFGSRLGDLGLARQLIADNEIDLAATRALLVRACWELDTGADARTSTSVAKTFAAEAIHRVVDRAVQLCGGLGVSDDLPLARLLREVRPFRIYDGPSEVHRWSIAARVVKGARAR
- a CDS encoding class I adenylate-forming enzyme family protein codes for the protein MPSDLPRTPDTLPGAWRRRVEASPDAPAIAYFDRVLTAREADDLSDAIASALAERGVGRGDRVGVRLQNIPQYALVLLALWKLGAAALPVNPMYRGEELRRLVDDAAPVGIVCADTDHPGVRGALAGSPVRWVLGTSDRDLQGRDDPRVLTAERAAPPPDGDLMELARAHAGRRPPATGVGPGDVALLTYTSGTTGPPKGAMNTHANVLAVTSTFGRHVDLRPGDAVLALAPLFHITGAVINAALALVHDTLLVFAHRFRADVVLEALAEHRVTFTIGSITAFNALYDHPDARPAHFRSVRALYSGGAPIPPSTVERFRERFGVYIHNAYGMTETSSGVIAVPLGREAPVDPVGGSLSIGLPLPGVTARAVDSGGNPVPPGEQGELEISGPSVVPGYRDRPEETAAAFPGGRLRTGDVAVIDGDGWVYLVDRLKDQINVSGYKVWPREVEDVLHRHPAVFEAAVVGRPDPYRGESVVAYVSLASGARATGEELAGFAREHLAAYKRPREVHIVETLPKTPTGKIRRRALRDTPVPTTPSGGGA
- a CDS encoding MFS transporter, which produces MSVTVPAPGAASLRSKKKSLLASTVGNVLEWYEWSAYAVFAPFIAVVMFDQGDPLSALLSTLAVFAVGFLMRPLGGIVFGRIADRRGRKFVLVTTMLMMAVGSLVIGLMPTYATIGAWASLVLLAARVLQGFAHGGESATAYSYVGEIAPPHRRGMWGSVAFIAIFGGSVIAYTLGGVLTSALSESAVGEWGWRVPFLLGALLALVALYLRRDMDESDVFEADRDRGGDTGPAPERMSRAGLVRAVLVMIAMVSGITAAHYTWTSYVSTYAITQQGMDPGTAYWMSVAAQVIALVSLPFWGLLSDRVGRRPMLLFFAVLMFALQYPLTRMITDQGWTLLVATSVALLVVSAPAAILSAILSESFPTRVRTQGIGFAYSLSVAVFGGTAPYLNQLFGNLGAGWVFGVYIMALCALTGLSCLFIRETRGMELTRE
- a CDS encoding phosphotransferase family protein; this encodes MTAPALDTAALAAFLGVPGPLRAVPLSGGKSNLTYRIDDAAGPRWVLRRPPTAGLTPSAHDMGREYRTVAALRDTGVPVAGAVALCEDPRVLGAPFSLVEYVDARVVRTRDQLADWDDRAVADCAHALVRVLAALHAVDHRATGLAGRPDGYLRRQVDLWGRQWRRVRTGDLPDLDRLHGLLSESVPDSSAHAVVHGDYRIDNVMLDHGDPSKVRAVVDWELSTLGDPLADAAMMCVYRTPGLDLVLGEPAAWNSERLPDADALAQMYADASGRDLEHWAFHLGLAHLKLAVIAQGIEYRARQGATGAGRDRAGEAVAPYAAAGLRVLAAERRGV
- a CDS encoding TetR/AcrR family transcriptional regulator, which translates into the protein MTESWRSFGEQRLSAPLAAALHCFVEQGYHGTTIRRIAERAGLSVPGLYHHYPSKQALLEGLVMTVMRELLDHTRRAAAEAGDDPGLRFDNLVECLLRFHMHRRDQAFVASTEIRGMDPDVREAYIALRDEQQRMVDDAVRDGAREGVFTTPYPKDAGRAVTTMCVAVASWYRPDGELSPDEVVDHYLTLCRATVGAR